GGACCGCAGCGGCAAGCTGGCCTACTTCGGCCCCTACAGCGAAGGGCTGACCTGCAATTCCAGCAACAGCTTCATCGAGCCGATCCTCCAGGCCCTGCACGAAGGCCGCACGGTCAACGCCACCCACACCCTGGCGGTGGGCTGTTATTGTCCATGGCCGAACCCGACGGATTAAGGCATTCGCGACTTTTCGCGGACAGTGGATGCCCGGCGCAGAAGGCCTGTGCTAAATGTTTGCCTTCACCCGGCAGGCCATCGCCGAAGAACAAGGAGTCACCATGAAACGCAGCCTGACCGTAGTCGCCGTCCTGATCCTCGCCCTTGTCGCCGGCGGGGGCTGGTACCTGTACAGCAAGCAGCCGTCGCGCCAGGGCCAGGTCGAGCTTGCGCGCCTGCAGGGCTCGGTCACCGTGCGTTACGACGAACGCGGCGTGCCGCATATCCGCGCCGAAAACGAAACCGACCTGTACCGTGCGCTGGGCTATGTGCATGCCCAGGACCGGCTGTTCCAGATGGAGATCATGCGGCGCCTGGCCCGGGGCGAGCTGGCCGAGATCCTCGGGCCCAAGCTGCTGGACACCGACAAGCTGTTCCGCAGCCTGCGTATCCGCGAGCGCGCCGACAGCTATGTGGCCGCGCTGGACCGCCAGTCCCCGGCCTGGAAAGGCCTGCAAGCCTACCTGGACGGGATCAACCAGTATCAGGATACGCACCCGCAACCCGTCGAATTCGACGTGCTGGGCATCCCCAAGCGCTCCTTCACCGCCGAAGACAGCATCAGCGTCGCCGGCTACATGGCCTACAGCTTCGCCGCGGCCTTTCGTACCGAGCCGCTGCTGACCTACGTGCGCGACCAGCTCGGCAGCGATTACCTGAAAGTCTTCGACCTCGACTGGCAAGCCAAGGGCGTGCTGGCCAAGGGACGCGCCCCGCTGTCCCTCGGCCTGGCCGCCAGCGACTGGCAAGACCTCGGCGCCATCGCCCAGTTGAGCGAGCAAGCCCTGGCCGACGCCGGCCTGCCGCAGTTCGAAGGCAGCAACGCCTGGGCGATCTCCGGCACCCGGACCAAGAACGGCAAGCCGTTGCTGGCCGGCGATCCGCACATCCGCTTCGCCGTCCCCTCGGTGTGGTACGAGGCCCAGCTGTCGGCGCCGGGCTTCGAGCTCTACGGCCATCATCAAGCGCTGGTGCCCTATGCCTTCCTGGGCCACAACCTGGACTTCGGCTGGAGCCTGACCATGTTCCAGAACGACGATCTGGACCTGATCGCCGAGAAGATCAACCCGGACAACGCCAACCAGGTCTGGTACCGCGGCAAGTGGGTCGACCTGGTCACCAGCCAACAGCAGATCGCGGTGAAGGGCCAACCGCCGGTCACCCAGATCCTGCGCCAGTCGCCCCACGGGCCGATCGTCAACGATGCGCTCGGGGCCAACGCCGGCAAGACGCCGATTGCCATGTGGTGGGCCTTCCTGGAAGCGCCCAACCCGATCCTCGACGGCTTCTACCAGCTCAACCGCGCCGACACCCTGGCCAAGGCCCGCAGCGCGGCGGCCAAGGTCCAGGCGCCGGGGCTGAATATCGTCTGGGCCAACGCCAAGGGCGATATCGGCTGGTGGGCCGCGGCGCTGCTGCCGAAACGGCCGATCGGCGCCAAGGGCTCCTTTATCCTCGACGGCAGCACGTCGCTGGCGGACAAGGACGGTTTCTACCCGTTCAGCGCCAACCCGCAGGAAGAAAACCCGGCGCGCGGCTACATCCTCTCGGCCAACTTCCAGCCGGTCTCGCCCACCGGCATGGAGATTCCCGGCTACTACAACCTCGCCGACCGCGGCCAGCAACTGGATCGCCAGCTCAGCGACAAAAGCGTGAAGTGGGACCTCGAAGCCAGCCAGAAACTCCAGCTCGGCACCACTACCGCCTACGGCCCGCGCCTGCTGGCGCCGCTGCTACCGGTGCTGCGCGAGGTGGTGAGCGACCCGCAAGAGCTCAAGCTGGTGGAGCAACTGGCGCAGTGGCAAGGCGACTATCCGCTGGACTCGACCAGCGCCACCCTGTTCAACCAGTTCCTGTTCGACCTCACCGATGCCGCCTTCCACGACGAGCTGGGCGACGCCTTCTTCGACACCCTGCTGACCACCCGGGTGATCGACGCCGCGCTGCCGCGCCTGGCCGCCTCCGCCGATTCGCCGTGGTGGGACAACCGCAACACCCTGGGCCAGGAAAACCGCGCCGATACCGTGAGGAGCGCCTGGCGCGCCAGCATCGCCCATCTCAAGGCCACCTACGGCGATGACCCCGCGCAATGGCGCTGGGGCCAGGCGCACACCCTGACCCATGGCCACCCGCTGGGCCTGCAGAAACCCCTGGACCGGTTCTTCAACGTCGGCCCGTTCGCCGCCCCGGGCACCCACGAGGTGCCGAACAACCAGTCGGCGAAGATCGGGCCCGCGCCCTGGCCGGTGACCTACGGCCCTTCGACCCGGCGCCTGATCGACTTCGCCGACCCGGCCCACAGCCTGACCATCAACCCGGTCGGGCAAAGCGGCGTGCTGTTCGACAGGCATTACCAGGACCAGGCCGAGGCCTATATCGAGGGCGTGTACCAACAGGCGCACTTCAACGAAGAAGAAGTCACGGCCAATACCCACAGCACCCTGAAGCTGTTGCCGGCGCGGGCGGCGCAATAACCCCTTGCTCCCGTAGAAGCCAGCCTGCTGGCGATACGGGCGCCGCGGTATGTCAGGTACGGCGCTATCGCGAGCAGGCTCCGCTCCGACAAAAATTGGCGCAGGCCGTCAGATCTGCCGCCTGAGCTTGCCTGGGGCCTCGCCATAGGCCTCCTTGAACTTCTTGCTGAACGCCGCCTGTGACTGATAGCCGACCTCGGCGGCGATATCGCTCAAGCTCAAATGCGAATGCCTGAGCAGCCCGAATGCCCGCTCCATGCGGACCCGGGTCAACAGCGCCCAGGGCGAGACCCCGGCCACCCGCACGAATGCCCGCATGAAGGTGGCCCGCGACATCGCCGCGGCCTGCGCCAGGCCATCGATGTTCCATTGATGGGCCGGATCGGTGAGCATCGCCTGCCAGGCGCGCCCCAGGCGCTTGTCGCCGAGCAACGCCAGGGTGCCGCTCTGCGGCAGCGCACTGTCCAGATAGGCCCGCAACATCAGGGTGAACAGGGCCGACGACAACGCGTCGAGCAAAGACCGGGCGCCAGCCTGGGCGCCGTCGGCCTCGCCGCGTAACAGGGCCACCAACGCCGCCAGCGGGCCCTCGCCAGGTGCCGCGACGCCGGGAATCAGCAAATACTGCGGCAAGGCGGCGAACAGCATGGAGGCCCGGTTGTAGAAAAACCGCCCGCAGAGCATGTCCAGCTCGACCTCCCGGTCGCCCAGCCGGTGCACCGGCACCGCCCCCGACGCCTCCACCACCGGCGCGATCGCGGGCACTCGCCGATCGGGGCTGCGCATGACATGGGGTGAGCCCTCCGGCAACAGCAGGACATCCCCGGCCCGCAGATGCAGGCGCTGCCCGTCGGGCAGCTCAACCCGGCACTGCCCCGCCAGGACGATGTGATAAGGCGCCATGCCCAGCGCTTCCTGGGGATGCTCCAGGGTCCAGCCGCCCTGGAACTGACAACGCAGATCCAGGCTACCGCGCACATTGGCCAGGGCAATGAGGGTATCGATCGAATTCATTTGAGCGCATCGCGTCGGTAAGTGAGCGGATCGGACAAACCCGGAACGCCAGGAGGGTCGAGACTACAGGTGTCGCGACAGTACACCCCATCCCCTTCTGGAGTTAATGCCATGTTCAACAATTGGTCAGAACTGCTGCCCACCGTCAAGAAAGCCTTCGGCTCCCTGGGCAAGAGCAACCCGAAAATGGTCCAGGCCTACATGGCCCTGGGCGAAGCGGCGGCAGAAAACGACGTACTCGACGCCAAGACCCGCGAACTGATTTCCATCGCCGTAGCCATCACCACCCGCTGCGACGGTTGCATCGGCGTGCATACCGACGCCGCGATCAAGGCCGGGGCGTCCCGCGAAGAAGTGGCAGCGACCCTGGCCACCGCCATTTCGCTGAATGCCGGCGCAGCCTATATCTATTCGCTGCGCACGCTGGAAGCCTACGACACGCTGAAAAGCTGAGGCGACGGCACTGCGGTGACTGCCGCCAGAAACGACATCGCCCCAATCCTGGGGCGATGTCTTGCAGCGGGTAAGTCGTGTTGCTGTCGCGCCTCAGGCCACTTCCGGGGCCTGGGAACGACGGACGTCCGGCTGCTTCCAGGAGTCGGCGGCAGCTTCTTCGATGGCTTGCTGGATGGCGCGCTTGCGGCGCTCTTCGGCCTGGCGGCTGAAGTACCAGACCAGGAAGGTCACCAGCGACACCGCCAGCAGGATCAGGCTGGCCACGGCGTTGATCTCCGGCTTCACCCCCAGGCGCACCGCCGAGAACACTTCCATCGGCAGGGTGGTGGAGCCCGGGCCGGAGACGAAGCTCGCCAGCACCAGGTCGTCCAGCGACAGGGCGAACGACATCATGCCGCCCGCCGCCAGCGACGGCGCGATCATCGGGATGGTGATCAGGAAGAACACCTTCCACGGCCGCGCGCCCAGGTCCATGGCCGCCTCTTCGATGGACAGGTCCAGCTCGCGCAGGCGCGCCGACACCACTACCGCCACATAAGCCGCGCAGAACGTGGTGTGGGCGATCCAGATGGTGACGATGCCCCGCTCCTGGGGCCAGCCGATCATCTGGGCCATGGCCACGAACAGCAGCAACAGCGACAGACCGGTGATCACCTCGGGCATTACCAGCGGCGCGGTGACCAGGCCACCGAACAGGGTACGACCCTTGAAACGGGTGATGCGGGTCAGCACGAAGGCCGCCAGGGTGCCCAGGGCCACCGCCGCCACGGCGGTGTAGCAGGCGATCTCCAGCGAGCGCACCACCGAACCCATCAGTTGCGAGTTGTCCAGCAGGCCGACATACCATTTCACCGACCAGCCGCCCCAGACCGTCACCAGCTTGGAGGCGTTGAACGAGTAGATCACCAGGATCAGCATCGGCAGGTAGATGAACAACAGCCCCAGCACCAGCATCAGGTTGGAGAAACTGAAGCGCTTCATTCCTTGCCCTCCATTTCTTTGGCCTGACTGCGGTTGAAGAGGATGATCGGCACAATCAGGATCGCCAGCATCACCACCGCCAGGGCCGAAGCCACCGGCCAGTCACGGTTGTTGAAGAACTCTTGCCACAGCACCTTGCCGATCATCAGGGTCTCCGGGCCACCGAGCAGCTCGGGGATCACGAACTCGCCGACCACCGGGATGAACACCAGCATGCAGCCGGCGATGATGCCGTTCTTCGACAGCGGCACGGTGATCTTCCAGAAGCTGTTGAAGGTGCTCGACCCCAGGTCCGAGGCGGCCTCGAGCAGGCTGGTATCGTGCTTCACCAGGTTGGCGTACAGCGGCAGCACCATGAACGGCAGGTACGAATAGACCACGCCGATATACACCGCCAGGTTGGTGTTGAGGATCTGCAGCGGCTCGTCGATCCAGCCCATGCTCATCAGGAAGCCGTTGAGCAGGCCGTTGTTGCTGAGGATGCCCATCCACGCATAGACGCGGATCAGGATCGCGGTCCAGGTCGGCATCATGATCAGCAGCACCAGCACGGTCTGCATCTCTTTGCGGGCACTGGCGATGGCGTAGGCCATCGGGTAGCCGATCAACAGGCACAGCAGCGTGCTGAAGAAGGCCATCTTCAGCGAGCCCAGGTAAGCGGCGATATACAGCTCGTCGTCGCCGAGCATCGCGTAGTTGCCCAGGTTGAGCAGCACCTGCAGCTTCTGGTCGACGAAGCTGTAGATCTCGGTATACGGCGGAATGGCCACGTCCGCTTCGGCGAAGCTGATCTTCAAGACGATGAAGAACGGCAGCATGAAGAACAGGAACAGCCAGAGGAAGGGCACCCCGATGACCAGCTGACGGCCACCGGGCGTTATCCGGTTGAGGCGGCGCTTGAGCTTTCGCATGTTCATGAGCGCAGTACCACGCCGCTGTCGTCTTCCCACCACACGTACACCTGGTCGCCCCAGGTCGGCCGCGCGCCGCGGCGCTCGGCGTTGGCCACGAACGACTGCACCAGCTTGCCGCTCGGCAGCTCGACGTAGAACACCGAATGCCCGCCGAGGTAGGCGATGTCATGCACCTTGCCGCTCGACCAGTTGTATTCGCAGGTCGGCATGTCCGGGGTCACCAGGAGTTTCTCCGGGCGGATGGCGTAGGTCACCGACTTGTCCTGCACCGAGGTGCTGATGCCGTGGCCCACGTAGATGTTGCGGTCCAGGTCCTTGCAGGTGATGGTCGCGTGGCCTTCGGCGTCGTCGATCACTTCACCCTCGAAGATGTTGACGTTGCCGATGAACTCGCAGACCAGGCGGCTGGTCGGGGTTTCGTAGATGTCGATCGGGCTGCCGATCTGGGCGATCCAGCCCAGGTGCATGATCGCGATGCGCTCGGCCATGGTCATGGCCTCTTCCTGGTCGTGGGTCACCATCACGCAGGTCACGCCCACGCGCTCGATGATCTCCACCAGTTCCAGTTGCATCTGCGAACGCAGCTTCTTGTCCAAGGCGCCCATCGGCTCGTCGAGCAGCAGCAGCTTCGGCCGCTTGGCCAGGGAACGGGCCAGGGCCACGCGCTGGCGCTGGCCACCGGAGAGCTGATGCGGCTTGCGCTTGGCGTACTGGCTCATCTGCACCAGCTTGAGCATCTCGGCCACGCGGGCATCGATCTCGGCCTTGGGGATCTTGTCCTGCTGCAGGCCGAAGGCGATGTTCTGCGCCACGGTCATGTGCGGGAACAAGGCGTAGGACTGGAACATCATGTTGATCGGCCGCTCGTAGGGCGGCATGTCGGTGATGTCCACACCGTCCAGGTAGATGCGCCCCTCCGTGGGCCGTTCGAAACCCGCCAGCATGCGCAGCAGGGTGGATTTGCCCGAACCCGAGCCGCCGAGCAGGGCGAAGATCTCGCCTTTCTTGATTTCCAGGGACACATCGTCCACGGCAATCGTCTCGTCGAACTTCTTCGTGACCCGGTCGATCTTGACCAGCACCTGCTTGGGTGTCTGGTCGCCCTCGAGGGCTTTCTTGTAGGCGCCGGAGGCAACTGCCATTTACGAAACTCCCAACAGAATTTGCAGTTCGCCCCATGCGGGCGAACTCTGGATAGTTTGAGCGATTGACGCTATTTGCCCGACTTGACCTTGGTCCAGCTGCGGGTCATGAGTCGTTGGATCTTGGGCGGCAACTCTGAGTTGACGTACAGCTTGTCGACAATCTCCTGCGGCGGGTAGACCGCTTCGTCCTGGCGGACCGATTGCTCCATCAGTTCGCCCGCCTTGGGGTTCGGGTTGGCGTAACCGACGTGGTCGCTGACCTGGGCGATCACCGCAGGTTCGAGCAGGTAATTGATGAAGGCATGCGCCTGCTTGACGTTACCGGCGTCCTTGGGAATGGCCAGCATGTCGAACCAGAGGTTGCCGCCTTCCTTGGGAATCACATAGGCGATGGCAATGCCCTTGCCGGCTTCCTCGGCGCGCGCCTTGGCCTGGAACACATCGCCGGAGAAACCCGCGGCGACGCAGATCTCGCCGTTGGCCAGGTCGGAGATGTATTTCGAGGAATTGAAATAGGTGACGTAGGGCCGTACCGCCATCAACTTGGCTTCGGCCTTCTTGTAGTCTTCGGGGTTCTGGC
This portion of the Pseudomonas sp. MRSN 12121 genome encodes:
- a CDS encoding penicillin acylase family protein, coding for MKRSLTVVAVLILALVAGGGWYLYSKQPSRQGQVELARLQGSVTVRYDERGVPHIRAENETDLYRALGYVHAQDRLFQMEIMRRLARGELAEILGPKLLDTDKLFRSLRIRERADSYVAALDRQSPAWKGLQAYLDGINQYQDTHPQPVEFDVLGIPKRSFTAEDSISVAGYMAYSFAAAFRTEPLLTYVRDQLGSDYLKVFDLDWQAKGVLAKGRAPLSLGLAASDWQDLGAIAQLSEQALADAGLPQFEGSNAWAISGTRTKNGKPLLAGDPHIRFAVPSVWYEAQLSAPGFELYGHHQALVPYAFLGHNLDFGWSLTMFQNDDLDLIAEKINPDNANQVWYRGKWVDLVTSQQQIAVKGQPPVTQILRQSPHGPIVNDALGANAGKTPIAMWWAFLEAPNPILDGFYQLNRADTLAKARSAAAKVQAPGLNIVWANAKGDIGWWAAALLPKRPIGAKGSFILDGSTSLADKDGFYPFSANPQEENPARGYILSANFQPVSPTGMEIPGYYNLADRGQQLDRQLSDKSVKWDLEASQKLQLGTTTAYGPRLLAPLLPVLREVVSDPQELKLVEQLAQWQGDYPLDSTSATLFNQFLFDLTDAAFHDELGDAFFDTLLTTRVIDAALPRLAASADSPWWDNRNTLGQENRADTVRSAWRASIAHLKATYGDDPAQWRWGQAHTLTHGHPLGLQKPLDRFFNVGPFAAPGTHEVPNNQSAKIGPAPWPVTYGPSTRRLIDFADPAHSLTINPVGQSGVLFDRHYQDQAEAYIEGVYQQAHFNEEEVTANTHSTLKLLPARAAQ
- a CDS encoding AraC family transcriptional regulator produces the protein MNSIDTLIALANVRGSLDLRCQFQGGWTLEHPQEALGMAPYHIVLAGQCRVELPDGQRLHLRAGDVLLLPEGSPHVMRSPDRRVPAIAPVVEASGAVPVHRLGDREVELDMLCGRFFYNRASMLFAALPQYLLIPGVAAPGEGPLAALVALLRGEADGAQAGARSLLDALSSALFTLMLRAYLDSALPQSGTLALLGDKRLGRAWQAMLTDPAHQWNIDGLAQAAAMSRATFMRAFVRVAGVSPWALLTRVRMERAFGLLRHSHLSLSDIAAEVGYQSQAAFSKKFKEAYGEAPGKLRRQI
- a CDS encoding carboxymuconolactone decarboxylase family protein; this encodes MFNNWSELLPTVKKAFGSLGKSNPKMVQAYMALGEAAAENDVLDAKTRELISIAVAITTRCDGCIGVHTDAAIKAGASREEVAATLATAISLNAGAAYIYSLRTLEAYDTLKS
- a CDS encoding ABC transporter permease subunit, whose product is MKRFSFSNLMLVLGLLFIYLPMLILVIYSFNASKLVTVWGGWSVKWYVGLLDNSQLMGSVVRSLEIACYTAVAAVALGTLAAFVLTRITRFKGRTLFGGLVTAPLVMPEVITGLSLLLLFVAMAQMIGWPQERGIVTIWIAHTTFCAAYVAVVVSARLRELDLSIEEAAMDLGARPWKVFFLITIPMIAPSLAAGGMMSFALSLDDLVLASFVSGPGSTTLPMEVFSAVRLGVKPEINAVASLILLAVSLVTFLVWYFSRQAEERRKRAIQQAIEEAAADSWKQPDVRRSQAPEVA
- a CDS encoding ABC transporter ATP-binding protein; the protein is MAVASGAYKKALEGDQTPKQVLVKIDRVTKKFDETIAVDDVSLEIKKGEIFALLGGSGSGKSTLLRMLAGFERPTEGRIYLDGVDITDMPPYERPINMMFQSYALFPHMTVAQNIAFGLQQDKIPKAEIDARVAEMLKLVQMSQYAKRKPHQLSGGQRQRVALARSLAKRPKLLLLDEPMGALDKKLRSQMQLELVEIIERVGVTCVMVTHDQEEAMTMAERIAIMHLGWIAQIGSPIDIYETPTSRLVCEFIGNVNIFEGEVIDDAEGHATITCKDLDRNIYVGHGISTSVQDKSVTYAIRPEKLLVTPDMPTCEYNWSSGKVHDIAYLGGHSVFYVELPSGKLVQSFVANAERRGARPTWGDQVYVWWEDDSGVVLRS
- a CDS encoding ABC transporter permease subunit, whose amino-acid sequence is MNMRKLKRRLNRITPGGRQLVIGVPFLWLFLFFMLPFFIVLKISFAEADVAIPPYTEIYSFVDQKLQVLLNLGNYAMLGDDELYIAAYLGSLKMAFFSTLLCLLIGYPMAYAIASARKEMQTVLVLLIMMPTWTAILIRVYAWMGILSNNGLLNGFLMSMGWIDEPLQILNTNLAVYIGVVYSYLPFMVLPLYANLVKHDTSLLEAASDLGSSTFNSFWKITVPLSKNGIIAGCMLVFIPVVGEFVIPELLGGPETLMIGKVLWQEFFNNRDWPVASALAVVMLAILIVPIILFNRSQAKEMEGKE